The Achromobacter spanius genome includes the window AGAACACGTCGATCAACCACGTGAAGCGACGCGCCTCGGACGCCTGGCGCGGCCCCATCTTCGGCACGCCGGACAAGATCACGGCATGGAAGCGGCTGGCCAGTTCCAGATAATCATTCTGCGAACGCGGGCCGCCGCACAGCGTGGCGAAGTCGAACCACACCACCGCGCCCGCCAGCGCCACCGCGCGAATTTCGCGGTGCTCGATGTGCAGCAGGGGTTCTTGCGGCGGCGTATCGGCCAGGCTGTCGAAGGCCTTTTGCAGCGCGGCTTGCGCGCGCTCGTCCAGCGGCGTGTGATAGCACTGCACCTGCTCGAGCGAACGGCGGCGGTAGTCCACCCCGGCGTCCACATTCAGCACGTCCATGCGCGACTGAATCAACTTGATCGCGGGCAACACGCGGTCGCGGTGCAGGCCGTCGGTGTACAGCGTGGACGGCTCGTAGTTGGACGTCATGACGAACGACGTACCGTACTCGAACAGCTTCAACAGCAGCCGGTGCAGGATCATGGCGTCCGCCACGTCCGACACATGGAATTCGTCAAAGCAGATCAGGCGATAGCGTTTGGCGACTCGCTTGGCCACCTCGTCCAGCGGGTCCTGCATGCCCTTCACTTCTTCCAGCTCGCGATGCACGCCGCGCATGAATTCGTGAAAGTGCAGCCGCGCCTTGCGCACGACCGGCACGGTGGCATAGAAGGCATCCATCAGGAAGCTCTTGCCGCGCCCCACTCCGCCCCACAGATACACGCCGCGCGGCACATCGGGGCGGTTCAGCAGCTTCTTCAGCGCGTTCGAGCGCATCGACTTGAACTTGACCCATTCGTCGTAATAGCGCTGCAAGCGGTCGATAGCCTGCTTTTGCGCGGCATCGGGCTTGTAGCCACGTTCGGCCAAGGCGTGTTCGTAGTATTCGCGGACGTTCATGGGGACTTAGTTCAACCAAGCAAAATGAAAAAAGGGCGGGTCCTTGAACCCGCCCCCTGTCTAGCTCCGGTCAAGCACGCTTAGAAGTTCAGCGCGCGCTTGTCCACGGCCAGAGCGGCTTCCTTCACGGCTTCCGACAGAGTCGGGTGCGCGTGGCAGATGCGGGCGATGTCTTCGGCGGCGCCACGGAATTCCATGATGGTCACGGCTTCCGAGATCAGCTCCGAGGCCATCGGGCCCACAATGTGCACGCCCAGGACTTCGTCGGTCTTGGCATCGGCAATCACCTTGGCAAAGCCGGTAGTGTCGCCCAGCGCGCGGGCGCGGCCGTTGGCCAGGAACGGGAAGCTGCCGGCCTTGTACTCGCGGCCTTCGGCCTTGAGTTGTTGCTCGGTCTTGCCAACCCAGGCGATTTCCGGCGACGTGTAGATGACCCACGGCACGGTGTCGAAGTTGACGTGGCCATGCTGGCCGGCGATGCGCTCGGCAACCGCCACGCCTTCTTCCTCGGCCTTGTGCGCCAGCATCGGGCCGCGCACCACGTCACCCACTGCCCAGACGTTTTGCAGGTTGGTCTTGCAGTCGCCGTCCACGGCCACGAAGCCGCGTTCGTCCAGCTTCAGGCCCACGGCGTCGGCGTTCAGGCCGCCGGTGTAGGGCACGCGGCCGATCGAGACGATCAGCTTGTCGACCACCAGCTTCTGCTCGGCGCCCTTGGCGTCGACGTAGGGCACGGTCACCGACTTGGCGGTGGCCTTGATCTCGCCGATCTTCACGCCCATCTGGATGTTCAGGCCTTGCTTGGTGAACGCCTTCAGCGCTTCCTTGGCCACTTGGCCGTCAGCGGCGGCCAGGAATTCCGGCATCGCTTCCAGAATGGTCACTTCCGAACCCAGGCGGCGCCACACGCTGCCCATTTCCAGGCCGATCACGCCGGCGCCGATCACGCCCAGCGTCTTCGGCACGGCGCCGATGTTCAGTGCGCCGTCGT containing:
- the lpdA gene encoding dihydrolipoyl dehydrogenase, translating into MSKQFDVVVIGAGPGGYIAAIRAAQLGMSVACIDAWQNGQGGPAPGGTCTNVGCIPSKALLQSSEHFEQANHHFAEHGIEVKGVSLKLDTLIGRKNTVVKQNNDGILYLFKKNKVTFFHGKGAFSGQVEGGWAIKVTGTAEEDLIAKHVVVATGSSARELPGLPFDEKVVLSNDGALNIGAVPKTLGVIGAGVIGLEMGSVWRRLGSEVTILEAMPEFLAAADGQVAKEALKAFTKQGLNIQMGVKIGEIKATAKSVTVPYVDAKGAEQKLVVDKLIVSIGRVPYTGGLNADAVGLKLDERGFVAVDGDCKTNLQNVWAVGDVVRGPMLAHKAEEEGVAVAERIAGQHGHVNFDTVPWVIYTSPEIAWVGKTEQQLKAEGREYKAGSFPFLANGRARALGDTTGFAKVIADAKTDEVLGVHIVGPMASELISEAVTIMEFRGAAEDIARICHAHPTLSEAVKEAALAVDKRALNF
- the zapE gene encoding cell division protein ZapE, which translates into the protein MNVREYYEHALAERGYKPDAAQKQAIDRLQRYYDEWVKFKSMRSNALKKLLNRPDVPRGVYLWGGVGRGKSFLMDAFYATVPVVRKARLHFHEFMRGVHRELEEVKGMQDPLDEVAKRVAKRYRLICFDEFHVSDVADAMILHRLLLKLFEYGTSFVMTSNYEPSTLYTDGLHRDRVLPAIKLIQSRMDVLNVDAGVDYRRRSLEQVQCYHTPLDERAQAALQKAFDSLADTPPQEPLLHIEHREIRAVALAGAVVWFDFATLCGGPRSQNDYLELASRFHAVILSGVPKMGPRQASEARRFTWLIDVFYDHRVKLIMSAECEPEEIYTEGALANEFHRTVSRILEMQSREYLESERRSTATL